The window CAAAACTTGCAGTACCCTCGTTGAGTTAACTTTGAGAGGTGTATGCGTGTTAGATGTGCCTCAAGCCGAGTTCCTTTTCCACTGTTTAAAGAAAGTCAAGCTTAAATCTCTTGACTATTTGGGTGATCAATCACCTCCGAATCTGATTTCCCGTTGCCCAGTTTTACAAGAATTGTGTTTGGAAAGTCAATGGATTGGGGATGCTTTGAACATAAATGGTGTTGAGAAAATTAAGATCTCTTCGCCGTATTTGAAGAGACCAAGGATTCAGTATTGCAACTTTAAAGGTGAGGTTTTGATTGACGCTCCTAGATTGGAATACTTGTACGCTGAGTCTCATAGGGTATTTGCAAATAAGTACTCTCTAACGAATCCATTATTGTCTCTTGTCGAAGCTGATAGCAAGAATTATTATAAAACGCTTGTTTATCGGTTGCCAGAAGACTGGCCTTAGCTTACGAGCCTTTATTATGGTCACTTATCCGCCTTAAGTTTGCAATTcatgttggagtgtgatcattttattataaatcgcatgtccgggaatagtttaagcctacgggatcacatgaaatgacacggtaactctatattattaattagtatattaaagtaatatattaattaattagatcacgattaatttaaatatattaagggattaattatatttaattaattaaatggaggattaaaatgtgaaatatggAAATTAGAGTTGGGCTCTAAATCCATATGGAGGGGGCCGGTTTTGAGAAGCCTTTTAAGGGCCTTGACTAAACTTGTCCATCAAATTTTAAACCCTAACATttatccctatatataggggttaagGTTTAAGGGTTTAATAATACAATTAGATTGTACCCTAAATATTTAATCCTCTCACGGTCGAAATCAATATCTACGGCTACGAATTGAGTTTCATTTGTGAAACTTACATCTATCATTTAATTAATGTCATGTAGCATTAATTATGATCTTGGTTTTATTCGATGGCAAAAAAGGATTTGGGTTTACGGTTTGGACTACAATTAAAGGGGTTATGTGAcagtgatcggggtactagcatacgatataggggtgtctagtgtgcgttCATAGAGGggtttactttaaaccctatataataataatcttattattaataatattattggaagctttgcgcaaaggtacacgtttcgattatttctttgttaattaatttgattgcatatacgtttcttttttgctgcgtactcgtgaattgttatatgtttatgtgttcatattctaacaattcATTGAATGATTCTTcactatgattattttaatgtctgtttgtttgtttaaattAACTTGACCTCTGATATCAAGTGTGAGTTGGAATGCTGGAGTTTGCTGTTTAATCTCTTATAATAATTCACCATTTCATGTGTAAGTTTCTTGATCATTAAGAACCGCGTGTTAgctatataaagtataaaccgCGAGAAAGCTCAGGAAAAAAAATCCAATGCTACGTGTTTTCTATCGATCTGTGGGTACAAAAACGCCTATAAATGAGATAATGCAACTCACCCGCTGACCACCCGCAGCTAGTTTCAATGCATTCCCCAGTTTAGCAAAAGTCTCCATGGTCAATCAGAGTAATTGTCTCTTGTAACGGACTACCAGCTAATAACCACAAACACAAATACATACTAGTAACTAACTGTACACGTAGCCATTAATATTGGCTTATTTGGTTTTGGCTCATCTTGGATAAGCCTATTTCGTTTTAGTGAGTCTTATTTTTGGGCCTTCAAAGCTTATATGTCAATTTTGAGTCACCATATAATACAAGTCAATAAGCATAAATGTCAAAAAAAAGAGGCCACATTATGTCATCCTTGCGATTCTTTGCATCAGTTACATTTGAATAATGGGTAAGCAAGCAACAAGTTGCGCCGCTATTCCTTGTTGAATCGAAAAACCTATTCTATTGAATACAAATCCTTGGTTCCTCGGGCTTTGTGAGTCTTTTTCAGGGCCGGCCTTGACATCGGGCGGAGCGGGCGAAAGCACAGAGCATAAAAAATCAAGGGGCAACAAATTTTTGGTTCAAGCGATAATATACTAGGTTCATTTAGAAGTCAAAATGATGTTATAATAGGTTTATTTAGTcattaaagttattatatattaattatagagGCTAAATCTTAGGGAAAAAGACTTTTGTTCGGTTTTAATGGCGATGTCGGCGAGTTGATCGGAAATGTCAACCAAGGATGGAAGAAGAAGGCTTCctaatttattttaactttacaTTTACACCCCTTGATTTTCACAAACTTAAAAAAGTTATCCATTTTAACCCTGATGCTAGAATAAAAGttctttaatattatttataatttatgataagTAAATAATGACTACCTCCATCAATATTTAACTATTACTGTAATTCGTTATATCTATTCTACGTATTTGTATGTGGTTACGAGTTTCTACCTACATTTATATCtgaaaatattatttagttaaatactattatatatatgaattattaattattaatagaaTAATAGGCTTTGTTCCTGTAATTATCTTTCTCTTTCTAATTTAGGTAATTTTatctttgaattaccagaattacccttatctttttatgttttgaccttaatgaattataatgTACAatctaaacatttattttattaatttacactaagCCCTTAACTTCGAAAAATTTCCACTATAGTATCATCACCGgacaccaccaccaataattaataattatatcaacctacaccacttgacaccgccaccaccaccaatagtaccatcaccggacaccactaaaccgccttctccaccaccgccgccgcattacgcgagtaccatgctcgtatgtAGTTTAAGAGTTTCGACCACTTCAATTCATTTGTATTCAAAGAACCTAACTGTTATATTATGTGTAtgaaatattatttgttattgttaattaatACAAATTGTAATCTGgataaaactttatataacATGAAATTTTTAATTCGTATCATATTTTAGTTCTTCAAcatgtaaatttgtaataatttatttattcaataatAACTGgcataaaaataagatatttagACATGTCTAAACCCCTAAATTGTTTAGCAGCTACAAAATTTCGGTACGGGCATATATAGCTATCTTGCCCTGCGCATCGAATAACTCAGGACCAACCCTGATCTTTGTGGACCACCTTCTGTATCTACTCTAAAAAACGAACTGCCTCAAAGTCTAGGGATCCAAATGTGtagttaagaaaaaaattatacgGGTCACACCCTTTTATATTACGTTCATTTAATTGCTTGCATCATGTAGATGTTGCCATGTGGGCATACCTGGTTTTCAGTTATAAAATGTCACGTCACACggaacattttttcttttaaatattcaTAATGCCTTTATGTTTTAAACTATTCACTAGACGTAGACCCGTGTAGAAACACGGAAAATACGTAGAcctttgtatatatttattttgacgTTACGAATTTGATATGGCTACGTATAAAAGCAACTTCatccattatatatttgtttacgTAACTGGTTATAATAATCTTATGATTATCAGATTATTGAATGTCTTGTGTAGCTTTTAGGAGCAACAGAAAATGGGTACTGTAAGAAGGGTTGGATCAGTAGTAGTAACATAAGATAGTTATATAGTAGTGTTGGTTTGGTTTTTCTTAAACGCTTTTGTGAATATCTTATGTGGTGTTTGTTAATGTCTTAAtagaaaaattcatgatttaattaaaaacacttaatccattaagtcattaaaagtgtttatttttatgacttaataaacataaaacaatagtattgacttaatccatacagaCAGTATTTATTcatcaatcactcattttttttcctctcttccataaaccattttattcttctaatttattctaaatcttttatttcaaaaagcgtatatcgataaattataaaaattgtatgtgtgttcttaaaatttcatgctctttcattaaagatgtcattcgatatactatcgaagaatttttaaatccgaggataGCCCGTATGGCTAAAGCATTtgctattacactctatgacttatcacatcttaattatgacctatcacccccaccatcttaccgccgcaacgcgcagacTTTTTCTCAcgttataaagcaaataacgtttcaactttcaatttcaacactGTACACatgataaaattttttttagaacagcaaaGGCCGGATCACGACTATCCGGACTGGATACCGTAGACCTACccgacccccccccccccccccccccggtaAAAGTTTCACGAAAGCCAGGACAAAATCCTGGCGGGCAATCGCAGGCCGAGAGTATCGAACCTATGACCTTTTGGACAAAATTCCGGGTGTCCAACCACTGAGGTAATCAGTGAAGGActacacatgataatgcatgatgtaccatataTCAATGTCCcacaactttcattttcatctctctcctcaaatctcaaaaacttatttttatttctctCCTCCAACATCACCACCCGCCATCACCTCCATCACAGTCGTAACGCACGAGTACCTTTTTCTCGTATGCATGTATAGATATAACTTGTACAGAGAAAAATGAGAAAGCTTTCTGTTACTTTCAAAAGGGGAAACTTGCGTTAATTCAACAGAAGGcaaatgtctatatatatagagagactTACAATAGCTAAACATGGGAACATGAAAAAGTATAACTAGCACACTAGCAACTCGGTCAAAACTACCTATTCTTGATTTATTCTCATGCATtataaatcaacctaaaaaaTTTAACTCAACTTAAAACATACccataaaaaaacacattagaCCTGACCCATCAAGATTACCTAACAACGGCACCTTAACCATGTTGTGATTATCAGATTAATGAACGTCTTATGTAGGTTTTAAGCAACAGAACATTGGTGCTGTAAGAATGGTTGAATCTATCACAGATTACTAGTGTTGGTCCGGTTCTTCTTGAACGTGCTTGTGAAAATCTTAATCAAAGTAATAACAAAGACAAGCAAGGAATTTGCATACTTGACACTcccaaataaacaaatatactaCACATGTAATTTTCAAAAGACGACATAATATGTTTTAAATCAAAAGATGGGTATATCTAACAAGTCCATTACACAAAAGCTTGGATTGACCAACTACAAATGTCATTCGCGCTCCTTGATTGACCAACGGTGTGGCGGAATTTTGTTTTCcgagtgacaatttgttataagggtagaCATGGTAATTTAGTCTTGTAGTGTGTAGAGGGACATTTTGGAAACCATCAATATGCTGAAAGtggctttttgaaagaaaaaaaatatatgcttaATTTATGGTATatcttaaaaaattaagcatatttACTGCGTAAAGAAATGTTTTACTGCATAGTTTACAAAATATACATGTTTTACTACATAGTTTATAACTGCGTAAAGAATAGATTGTTGTGGATGACAAataattgttgtagatatatcatttccctctagaaaaacataaaataaatctaaaagggctTTCATCAAATTCATGATACGGCCCATCATTTTTCAGGCCCATCATATTTGAAACtcctttccttttcttctttttggaaCTACGAGCCAAAGTTCCACGGAACTCTTGTCAAAATCAGATCGACTTTCCCAATCCTCGTTGGTCGTTATCAAACCATCGGatgaaattaataataataatatgatttattaaaaatacaatacaGTCCATGGAAGCGGTGGGCCCTAATTCCAATTCCAACAACCCtacacaagaagaagaagaagaagaaagtatGATCAATAGAAacactaataataaaaataatgaggGGGTGGTTATGAAATTAGAAGAAACAGATTTAGGAAATGCAAGCGACGTCGTTTACGTGCCACGGTTTTTGAGCTACGAAAAATCATGggaatattttaattatttggaTAAAAACATTCCTTGGACCCGACCCACCATTCATGTTTTTGGCAAACCTTTTTTACAGGTTCTTTGTTTACGAATCTTTCCTTCTCTGTTTATTTCATACAGAATTTGAAATGTTGTACACTCTGCTTCTTAACTTGTACATTTTGATATTTAGAGGGCCGTTGGATAGTTAGAGGGACAATGAGGCAACTAGCCTCCTCTTTGTCACCACAATGCTATTGAAAGTATCAATAAGAAAACCTAGTCCTAGGCATGTTTGACTATACCTTATAACTCTCAATGTAAGAGTCATCTTGTTAGTGGGAGGTCAAACTCGTGTCCACTACTTTAATGAACCTATGAGGGTCATGTAAAAGTTCACCATAATGGTTGTTGATTGTCAGAATCTGACCAAATTGGTTAACAGTCGTTAAAAAGTCCAGAGAATCTGAATGCTTGCGCGTTTGGTTCatagaatgtttttggaaggaatggaatttttcaaaggaattggaatctgaaggaatgaaatttgacggaatgtttttgattttttgagaattcaagtgacgGAAGGAATCCAATTctttcctccatccccaaggaatggagattccatcaaatgatggaatgtttactttcctacggaatgagattcctccttctttgaacaaccaaacgcactaaggaatgaaattcagttccaattccatcatattccatcaaattctgtaaAACAAACGCAAGAATTTCTCGCGCCAAGATCTTTGGATCAAATAGGACGATATGCTAACAACAATAGCCAATCCTACACGTATGCAGGGTGTATAATTGTGAACACCACAATGCTTTGAGTCACATTGGAAGCATAGTACTAGAGCCAAATGGATTTCCTCTCATATATTCTTCCGAAATACACAAAgaattatatgtttatttcattatgaaaaACTATGATGGTTGTTGCCTTGTGGTAGTCTCAGCCTGGATTTGGTCAGAAAGCagattatttcatatttgatgCAGGGTGTTTGTGCTGAATTTCATATTTTTCCTTGTTGACTTTTCTATATTTTGTTTGGGTTTGATtactttaactattttttttttacgggGAAAATTTGCAGTAAACTGGCTCATTCTTCATAAGAAGTCATAAGTAAATGTGCAGTAAACTGGTTCATTCTTCATAAATCATAACAAAGCGTGCGTGCTTTTTTAACATGACTCTAGATTGCATTTTTCACGTTACTTACAACTGTTTCTTGTCTGTACAGCCCAGAGATGTATGCTATATTGCTAGCAAAGGATTGAAGGAATTAACATACAGTGGGTATACGCCACGTGCCTATTGTTGGGATGATTTCCCACCTGTTAAGGAGATCCTGGACGAGGTAAATTTGATATTCTGTTTTCTGTATAAAATGGATAATCACAAATCATAGTTGTCAAAGGCGAAAGCGAACTCAAAGCGCAATGACCCCAAATGGGCCTAGGCAAGAGGCGCAGAAAAAGCGCGGGcccgaaaaaaaaaaaggcgtagaaaagtatataaaatttcaGTGTCTCTAACAAATGATAATGAGGAAAATTTCAGGTAAGAAGGTATATAAAATAGCAGAAGAgtcttaataatataaaaatagaagaaaacttGCATTTTGGTTAAAGTGTTAAACGAAGAATAGTATAGTAtgattaatgatgataatgatatatacCAAGTGATTTTTGGAACAAAGATTCTGTTGTGGTATCCCTATAATATACGTGATTTTTTATGTGGAACAAAGGGTTTTATTTATATGGATAAGTGTAGACAGGCGCTTCATACAGTTAGTGGGCCTTGGGCCTAGGGTTTCAGGCGTTAAGGTTGGGCCTTGCCCGCcttttgcgcctaggcgcaagagGCACTTGCCTTTGACAACTATGTCACAAATGATGGTTCAGCTTCACTGGTAAACGCCACATGTTGGTTTCTTAGGTACATATAGCCTTTCCCGGGAGTCATTTCAATAGCTTGCTTTTAAATAGATACAACAGCGGTAATGACTATGTTGGTTGGCATGCTGATGACGAGAAGCTTTATGGACCCCATCCAGAAATTGCCTCGATTTCCTTTGGATGTGAACGAgactttttcttgaaaaaacGGAGTACTCATAATAAGAAAGCTCAAGGTACTGTGACAAGCACCTTGTATATGTACATCAATTAGTAGCTTTGGTTTGTCTTCTTTCCTTCTGTTGTGGGGTTTGTTAATGTATATCATTTAAGATAAGTTTTTCCAGTTATGTCGGTACTCAGTGGAGTAGAATCATGCTTGTGTCTTCCCCGTATGTTTTAGAAACCATGTTAGCTTGTATATATTGTAATTTGGCACCATGTTTCTGTGGGTGCAGCTGAGGTCGAGGGAGAGCCTTCCAGCAAGCGTGCAAAAAAGAACAATGATGTGGAGAGACACAGTTTCAAGTTGAAGCATGGGTCTCTGCTGCTTATGAGGGGCAATACACAACGGGACTGGCTCCATTCAGTGCCTAAACGAGCAAAAGCGGAGTCTGCACGAGTTAATCTAACATTTAGGCGAGTTATGTAGTTATCTGACTGCTTAAGTAAACCCTAAACAGtttattaaagtttaaactGTAAGCTCTTGCCTTCTTATAAAGTTTTTGTATGAGGTAGAAATGGTCCATTGTATTGAATTGCAGCAGGTGCATAATCAAAACAGCAGAAAAAGGCCGATGACCTATTGCCGCCTAGCCGGTTGGTATTGGTAATGCATCTTTCCCACAAAATTGCTCAAGGTCTCGAGTGGTTTGAGCCCAGGCATCCTCATAACCAGTAGTTGAGTGTGTCAGGTACCCCTATATATATTACAGATAGGCAGTCGATTGTGGATGGGTTTGGGTTGTCTGTTAACAACCTTTTCCCACAAAAAcaacagaaaaagaaaagaaaaaagatgagcAATGTTTTCATCATAGGAAAAACATCAACATGACAAAAGAAGAGATGTGTAAATTGTCGTTTTCTTTTCATGAACCCGTATTGAAATTGCAGTGGGTTAATGCTGCGCTATTAAGCTTTTGGGTCTATGTGgaagcaccaccaccaccacctggcTAGATGACGAGGGATGTAAAGAAATCATTAAGTTTTTCTTAAGTTCAAACTACACGCCAAGGGCTACTTAAAATAGTTTATGGTTTAGCAGCTTATGGATATCATAAGCTACTTCAAATTTGGTAGCCAAACAATGGTCCTGACTCAAAGCTTATCAAACCATAAGCGTAAGTGACCATATAGTCCTATAAGCTACGTGGCAAACTACAGTTTGATAACTTGATAGTAAAATGGAACACATACATGTAATtagaaagaaattaagaaaaagCAGAAACTATTTTGCTGAGAAACATATGAACTATGAAGGAATGTTTTAATCGAAATTTGTCAAACATGACCTCAGTCAAAGGAGCGTATTGTCCTATAGGACTTTGACTAGAAGTTTGCCTGAAAAGGACAATGGGatatttcattcttttttttccaatgacaaattatcatttttttcaaataaaaccaATGCTTAAACTAAAACTTCTGGACATACCCCAAATAGCCCCGCCCACCCACACGAATGTAGGGTGAGAAACCCGTATTAATAATTTACCAATGAGCCATTAACCTAATTGATTATATTATCCATGTATTCATGGGTATTATTATTGTAGGTTTTTGAGTGGCAATGAAAAAGGGAAACTCTATTGTGGTCTTGCTAGAGGCATGAAATGGGTGTCCTTCAAAATTTTGTATCCTAGGATCACATATTTGGCAAGTCAAACTTGCTTAACGAGCTAGGCTAGCTTTCTTTCGTGGGTTATAGAGCTTGTTCCAGTCGGTTATCTGAGTACCTCCGTACGTCGTTGTACGGAGTATAATTtcttataaattaaaatcaatcaCAAATAGTAATCCTATCTTTATAGGATTATGGAAAGTGACAATAATCTTTTGTTTTCAAGTAACTATTATTGGTGTATAGTAAGAAaagcttaaaaataaaaatgaacattTAGTTGAAATCTTATTACtaaacttcattcattacagTTAATTAATGAGTATGTTTATTGT is drawn from Erigeron canadensis isolate Cc75 chromosome 9, C_canadensis_v1, whole genome shotgun sequence and contains these coding sequences:
- the LOC122582703 gene encoding DNA oxidative demethylase ALKBH2; the encoded protein is MEAVGPNSNSNNPTQEEEEEESMINRNTNNKNNEGVVMKLEETDLGNASDVVYVPRFLSYEKSWEYFNYLDKNIPWTRPTIHVFGKPFLQPRDVCYIASKGLKELTYSGYTPRAYCWDDFPPVKEILDEVHIAFPGSHFNSLLLNRYNSGNDYVGWHADDEKLYGPHPEIASISFGCERDFFLKKRSTHNKKAQAEVEGEPSSKRAKKNNDVERHSFKLKHGSLLLMRGNTQRDWLHSVPKRAKAESARVNLTFRRVM